In a single window of the Anaerocolumna cellulosilytica genome:
- the hydA gene encoding dihydropyrimidinase: protein MDLLIKNGTLINSKENSRADIAVENGKITAIGKDLQAKEKTEIVDAAGKLVLPGAIDVHTHLAMPFGGTISADGYFSGTRAAACGGTTTVFDFALQDFNENLVDTVKRRDALAAPEAAVDYAFHVGVKDVHGDLLNSMTEAVAYGVPSFKVFMVYDFGVTDGVFYQILEKAKECGALISVHAENKEIINVLTERYLSQGKTSAWYHYKSRPEFVEAEADYRAIKWAKSLNTSLYIVHLANKEGVEMVTRAKEEGYEIYAETCPQYLHFTKEVYKREDGRNFVCSPPIKGAESKDALWEAIKRGDIDTIATDHCPFQSYEKDWGKDDFTKIPNGCAAIENMYPYMLAAANAGKISFQKAVELCCENPARIFGCQEKGFLSVGKDADIVIYDTNKDFTITCESMHSDYDHTIWEGLNLHGYPVQTYSRGRLVYDKGEFVGEAGWGKLVKRVPRVTS, encoded by the coding sequence ATGGATTTATTAATTAAAAATGGAACACTTATCAACTCAAAAGAGAATAGTAGAGCAGATATTGCAGTAGAAAATGGCAAAATCACAGCTATTGGAAAAGATCTGCAGGCGAAAGAAAAGACAGAAATTGTAGACGCAGCTGGTAAACTGGTATTGCCGGGAGCAATTGATGTTCATACGCATCTTGCCATGCCTTTTGGAGGCACAATATCAGCAGATGGTTATTTTTCCGGTACCAGAGCGGCAGCCTGTGGCGGGACAACTACGGTATTTGATTTTGCATTGCAGGATTTCAATGAAAATCTGGTGGATACAGTAAAAAGAAGGGACGCTCTGGCAGCCCCTGAAGCGGCGGTTGATTATGCCTTTCACGTAGGTGTTAAAGATGTACATGGTGATTTACTGAATTCCATGACCGAAGCGGTTGCATATGGAGTTCCTTCCTTTAAAGTATTTATGGTGTATGATTTTGGTGTTACAGATGGTGTGTTTTATCAGATACTTGAAAAGGCAAAAGAATGTGGAGCACTAATTAGCGTTCATGCAGAAAATAAAGAAATCATAAATGTGCTTACAGAGCGTTACTTATCTCAAGGAAAAACCAGTGCATGGTATCATTATAAGTCCAGGCCGGAATTCGTAGAGGCAGAAGCGGACTATCGTGCTATAAAATGGGCGAAGTCTTTAAATACATCCTTATATATTGTTCATCTTGCTAATAAAGAAGGAGTTGAAATGGTAACTAGAGCTAAAGAGGAAGGGTATGAAATCTATGCGGAAACCTGCCCTCAATACCTGCATTTTACCAAGGAAGTATACAAAAGAGAAGATGGACGTAATTTTGTGTGCTCTCCGCCAATCAAAGGAGCAGAAAGTAAGGATGCACTATGGGAAGCTATCAAAAGAGGAGATATTGATACAATCGCTACAGACCATTGTCCGTTCCAAAGCTATGAAAAAGACTGGGGAAAAGATGATTTTACCAAGATTCCCAATGGCTGTGCAGCCATAGAAAATATGTATCCCTATATGCTGGCAGCTGCGAATGCCGGAAAGATTAGTTTCCAAAAAGCGGTAGAGTTATGCTGTGAAAACCCTGCAAGAATATTTGGCTGCCAGGAAAAAGGGTTCTTAAGTGTAGGAAAAGATGCAGATATTGTAATATATGATACCAACAAAGATTTTACCATAACCTGTGAATCCATGCATTCGGATTATGACCACACCATATGGGAAGGGTTAAACCTTCATGGATACCCTGTTCAGACCTATTCCAGAGGCAGATTGGTATACGATAAGGGAGAATTTGTAGGAGAAGCAGGCTGGGGTAAATTAGTCAAACGTGTCCCTCGGGTTACATCTTAA